The DNA region GCGCCTTGTTCGCGCCGGAGTAGAAAAAGCGCACGAACGCCCGCGACGCCGCGTCCGTGAGGGGGAGGTTTTCGAGCTGTTCCTCCACCCGCCGCCAGCTCGCCAGCGGAAAGACGTAGAGACAGCCCTCCATGCCGCGCGTCAGGATCATCCCGTCCTCGACAAAGTCCCGAAAGGGCGGCGGCATGACCACACGCCCCTTGTCGTCGATGGTGTAGGGGTACTCTCCAAACGGCAAGCGCTCCTCGGTTCCCACCCGCGACCCACCGGACAAAGCCGGAAAACTCACAGGTGTGACAGCCCATTCCCGCGCTGTGGACGCTAATTCTGGGCTGTGCGCGGAGTGTAACAGCCCCACCCACGAATTACCACCTGTTCCCACAATTCTCCCCACTTCCTCCCCACAAAGACCCCGGCTTCCCACCGATCCTCCCCTGAATCCAGGGTCATCCGCTCGCAATCCCCGAGGTCACCACTCGCAGAGCTTGTCTAGAAGGATTTCGTCGGCCACCGAACCTGAAAACTACGGAGTGACACGCGGCCCAACCAAGACGTTCCCGGTGGATGGGGAGCACCGGGGAGGGAGGCTGAACGGCCGGTCACTCACCGCAAGCTTGAATCGCCTCCAACGGCTGAGTTACGGTGCTCGCCGTTGAGTCGTTCAACGTCTATTGATTCCCCGCGAGAACACGCGCCTGGGGAGCGGGGGGTCGTGTCATTCGGCTGGGGAGGAAATATGACTACTTTGTTCAAGCGCCGGGCTTTCAAAACCGTGGCCGGTTCCGTCTCACTCGCGCTGGGCCTGCTGCTCAGCGGCTGCATGGGTCCGGGTGAGGCCGTCTCTCCTCCCGCCCCTCCTGCTTCCGGTGCCTTGCAGCTCATGCCGCTGGGAGACTCGATCACCGACGGCTACAGCATTCCGGGCGGCTACAGGATCGAACTGTTCCGCAAGCTCTCGGCCCGGGTTGCCGGGCTGGACTTCGTGGGCTCGCAGGAGAACGGCCCGAGTGCCCTGCTCGACCGCGACCACGAGGGGCACAGCGGCTGGCGCATCGACCAACTCGCCGCGCAGGTGGACGGCTGGCTCGACGGTCACCCGCCGCACACCATCCTGCTGATGATCGGCACGAACGACCTCATCCAGAACCGCGACCCGGCGAACGCTCCCGCCCGCCTGGGCGCCCTGCTCGACCAGATGAGCGCCCGGCGGCCAGAGGCCCGCATTCTGGTGGCCTCCCTTCCGCCGCTGGCGAACGCGGCCCAGAATGCCTGGGTCGAGCGGTTCAACGCGGCCCTCCCCGGGGTCGTCAAGACGCGGGCGGATCAGGGCAAGAAGGTGGCTTTCGTGGACGTGGGCGCGGCGCTCACCCTCGCCGACCTCGCCGACGGGGTCCATCCCGACGCGGGTGGGTACAGCAAGCTCGCCGACGTGTGGGAACAGGCGCTGCTGAACACCCCGGGCGCGCTCACCCCCTGAGCCGGGGCGGGCGCGGGGACAATCTCCCACCCGCCCCCACGTAGCCTCGGCCCATGCGGAACCTCAACCCCACCGTGGCGGGCGCCATCCTCGCAGCCGTCGGCGTGGCCCTCGGGGCCTTCGGCGCCCACGCCCTGCGCGAGCGGCTCGACCCGGCCGCGCTCGCCAACTTCGAGACGGGAGCGCG from Deinococcus aetherius includes:
- the mraZ gene encoding division/cell wall cluster transcriptional repressor MraZ produces the protein MPFGEYPYTIDDKGRVVMPPPFRDFVEDGMILTRGMEGCLYVFPLASWRRVEEQLENLPLTDAASRAFVRFFYSGANKARLDNQSRVSVPQTLRAFAALESDVIVAGAPGRLELWNPARWEAAIQAVQSDPPNPDLLANFVA
- a CDS encoding SGNH/GDSL hydrolase family protein: MTTLFKRRAFKTVAGSVSLALGLLLSGCMGPGEAVSPPAPPASGALQLMPLGDSITDGYSIPGGYRIELFRKLSARVAGLDFVGSQENGPSALLDRDHEGHSGWRIDQLAAQVDGWLDGHPPHTILLMIGTNDLIQNRDPANAPARLGALLDQMSARRPEARILVASLPPLANAAQNAWVERFNAALPGVVKTRADQGKKVAFVDVGAALTLADLADGVHPDAGGYSKLADVWEQALLNTPGALTP